Part of the Oncorhynchus masou masou isolate Uvic2021 chromosome 18, UVic_Omas_1.1, whole genome shotgun sequence genome, gttgtgtcctccacaaacttgatgattgagttggaggcgtgcgtggccacacagtcgtgggtgaacagggagtacaggagagggctcagaacgcacccttgtggggccccagtcctactatcatttggttttcaacaggacaatgacccaacacacctccaggctgtgtaagggctatttgaccgagaaggagagtgatggcatgctgcatcagatgacctggccgccACAATCACACGACCTCAACCaatttgaaatggtttgggatgagtctctcaaccagccaacaagtgctcagcatgtgtgggaactccttcaagactgttggaaaagcattccaggtgaagctggatgagataatgccaagagtgtgcaaagctgtcatcaaggcaaaggggggctatttaaagaatgtcaaatataaaatatattttgaattgttgaACAGGTTTTTGCTtcctacataattccatatgttattttttgatgtcttcactattattatacaatgtagaaaataggaaaaataaaaacccttgaatgagtaggtgttctaaaagtTTGGACCTGTAGTGTATATTTAGCAGTACAAAGCCAAATAAAAATTAAGCAATGGGTTTTCAGTCCTTTTTtctgttcctctctttctctaggcTGAGCGGGATAAGACTGGTCTGGCCAACACTGTCCAGGACCTCCAGAGGCAGTTGGAGCTGTCCCAGCAGGCCTTTAGTGAGCAGGAGGACAAGGTGGGCTCCCTGACCCAGCAGCTGGAGGCCGTACAGCTGCAGAAACACATCCTGCCCCAGGGGAAGGCAGCAGGTGACCGGGGGGACGGCAGCAGCAGGACCCTGGAGAACGGTGCGGATGACTACGACTATGAGCTGGACGTAAAGAGCGCTGAGGTGCTGGAGGCCCGGATGAAGGCGGCCGGCGAGGAGCTGCTGAAGCTGCGTGAAGAGCTGTCCCAGGCGGGGAAACGTTACTCAGCACTGGAGCAGCGCTGCCGGCAGGAGAAGGAGCGGTGGAGGGGAGAGGCCCATGAGCTGGCTGAGAAGATCCGCCAGTGCATCAAGTCCAGCCGGCAGGACCAGGAGCGCATCAGCGAGCTGGAGAAGGAGATTGGAGCGACGAGGAAAGTGGCTACTGATTCTGAGGGTCATCTCAGCGTGGCACAGGAGGAGCTGCTGGCCTTCTCTGAGGAGCTGGCCAACCTCTACCACCACATCTGTGTGTGCAACAACCTCACGCCCAAACGCGTCACCCTGGACTACTACCGCGACGGGGCCAGGGGGCAGTcaggggggagtggagggaggtcCAACCACCTGCACCCCCATCACGGACGTAACAAGCGCCGCTCCAACGAGTTGTTTGCGAAAGCAGTGCATGGAGGGGATGGAGACAGTAGGCCTGGTACTCCCCAGGACTCCCGTGACAACTCCCCCTCgacacgctgctcctcccccgcCCCAGTCTGCCCTGGCTCCCCCACGCTGGACTTCAGGGACCCCTCCAACGTACGTAACCTGGTGGCTGTCATCCGCTGCCAAATCAAACACCTCCAGGTACGAGTGCCGCCGCCATATTGTCTTCCACTAAACATACATATTTAATGGAGAGTTAATTTaataaacacacatttcttttcttttatcttttaccagatctaatgtgttatagtctcctacattcatttcacatttccacaaagtgtttcctttcaaatggtatcaagaatatgcatatccttgcttcaggtcctgagctacatgcagttagatttgggtatgtcattttaggcgaaaaatTGAAAACAATGATTAGATCCTTAAGAGGTTGTCATAGTATGCCGTGCTGAATTCTGGTCCCACGGTACAGAATGTATTATTTGGCTTCTTTCTGAAAACTGTTAAGCAGAATGTCTGGCGCTTGGTATTATTTGGGAAGTAGATAACTgggaactgtagtatagtagactaaTAATACGACATATAAGAGATATTTTGGATAATTTTTTCATTGCTTTAGTTCGGTGGAAAGACCTATTCAGACACAGGTGTTTCCTGAGTGGTCCATCATGTCAGTGAAACTGAAAGTATGCTGAATAACATCACTAAGGCAATAAGCACTCGTCATGCCTGTTTCCCTCAGGTGGCGGTGGACCTGTGTCGCCACCGGGGCACGCTGCCCTATTCGGGAGGGATCAGCTGTGGAGGGGAGCTGGAAAGTGAGGCCCTCACGGAGGAGGTGCTGAAGCTCAAGTCTCTCCTCAGCACCAAGAGAGAACAGATTGCCACTCTCAGGACTGTCCTCAAAGCCAACAAACAGGTAACGTACAACAACAAACAAGGTCTTGCAATGGACACGTCAAGTtgaacacgcacacatacacacacgacacacacaacCATCAGACTCCGATGGGTCACTTACTGTGTAACAAGATGTACCGACGTGACTATCGTAATTGGTCTTACCAAATGGTCATCAATGAGGTGTAGTTCTATTTTTGTCTTGAAAAGAAGTTTAATCTATTTTTTCATTGAGGGTCTGGGGCTGACTGACTCTCAGCCTGACGTGTCCATGACCTGTAATCCTCAGACCAGAGTCACTAGATAATGTCCTGACTCGATAACAACTGAACATTCAATCAGACTTTTCCTCTGGTCTTTCTCTCTATTTTGTGTATCCTGTTCTGTTTTCTTGGCTTGTCAATAAAGCCTTGGGTATCTGACCCATAGCCACACCAGTAAGGTCTGTCTTCTGACTGCTAGAACCATCAGTCTGCCTGGAGGGGATGTTCCTCGTTCAATTGTCTCATATTTGTTTGgatctatatatatttttcaatgaaaaacaaatgatattcccTAAAAAGAGGGGTGAGACATGATTGGACAGTCTGAGTGTAGACTGAGTCAGAGATGGAGTATGATGACGTCTTCCTCAGAGATATTCCAGTACActgctccttcctccccctctactctgtaTGCCTCCAGCCCTGGCTGACCTTCTTCTGtcaacctcttctctctctctctcttctctcctctttcccactgtctcacacacacacacacaaactctaaGGCTAATCTCTGCTCGATTAGGCGAGCGTCTCTGTCACGGGTTAGCATCTGAATTCAGAAGTCTGGTGCTCTTCTATTCTACTGCCACAAAGATTCAGACAGATTCAGAACTATGATGTTTTAATAAATTACTATCATAACACATGTGTGGTTAACCTTTGTTCCCTTCTAGCACAGTTCCCTTCTTGCACAGTTATGTAAATATGGCCTTTATTTACATTGTAGTCATTTACCAGACactccagagcgacttacagtaaacTTTAGAATTAAGATATTTACCAGTTAATTGTTGGTAATTTGCTTTGACAGGGTCTTGTTCTTGTTTAAAAAAGGGTTGATATTTTCATTGCTAAAAATATGTCCCATCTGCCTCACAGATGAGGTCAACTTTGccatctgttatgtacttgatGTATTTTCCCCAGCTGTAACAAGGAATCCTAATGTTTCTATTCCAGACAGCAGAGTTGGCTCTGAGCAACCTGAAGACCAAGTACGAGACAGAGAAGAGCATGGTGTCTGAGACCATGGTGAAGCTGAGGAACGAGCTTAAGGCCCTGAAGGAGGACGCTGCCACCTTCTCCTCACTGAGGGTGATGTTCGCCAGCCGGTACAGTCATTTATATACTGTCCTTTTTATATTCCCAATCACCAAGAATAACAGCAATCTAGAGACCTGAGTTGGAGGAGTGCAGTAACCTCTATTTGTTTGACAATTTAAAAACAGAAATCAGCATCACAAGTGAATACACTGTATTTCAAGTCTgaggaaacacacacaaaaaggATTTCAGTTGTGTGCGTCAATTGGTGATGTGCTGCAATCAAAAATATACATATTGCATGATGTCCAAATTCCTGTTAGGCTTACTCTGAGATTAGCGTTCCAGGCCTATTTTCTACCCAGCTGCACATCCACAGACTAGCTTCCCTCTGCTGCTGTGAGCAGATATACACCTGACAGTAGACACTCCATCTTTAAGCAGCTAATCGTCATGTTTGTGCTCCTGTGGCTCATGTTTAGATGAGACAGTCAGACATTCCATGACATGGTAGACTAGAGCTTGGTTGTGACCCAAATGGAACCCGTTCCCTaaatagtgctctacttttgagcagagccctaaggaccctggtcaaaaatagtgcactaaatagggaagagggtgctatttgggatgcatgcTAGAGCTACCGCCACTACAGTGTCATCTAATCAGATTACCCCTCTGCAGTCCGCCACAATCCTTCTCCTCACGTGCAGGTTAGCACTCACGTGCTACTGCTCTGTTTGGAGCCTCAGCCTGGACCGACCTGTTCATCGGGTCAGGGAGACTCTCCACGCAATggccccttctccccctctaccccgCCTCCAACAGTCTCTGTAGGGAAAGCTGCTAGCAACCAAGAGTGGACTGAGACAGAGTTAACCTGTGCAGAGCCTGCCTCACGTGTGATACACTGTTTGTTGGCATGCAGATGTGTTTTTCAGTGTTGGCATGTATGTCCTGAACTAGTAGGTGGCGGGACAAAGGCATTTGTTATTGTGATCGTGTCTGTCGTTGCTTGCACAGTTCTGTACGGTATTGAATACTGTAGCTACTGTTACTGTAGTGATTCCACATGTGTATGTGTTGTTTTTAATGTATCTGTGTCTTACTATGAGAGGGATGTTAATTTAGCAATTGTTCAGTACTGCAAGCTCAGAAGGGCTTTCAAGGAAAGGAGTATTTTCTCTGAATATGCTTCCCCCCCCCTGGAAAGACATTAAGCTCTGTCTCTTCACTAGGCATTAAATGAGCTGCCATTTGATTAAGCCTGGTGTTTGAAAGGCCCTATAATGCAGGGTGTGGCAGAAGCCTTCAGTCTGCTGCTACGGCCAGAGACCCTGACTGAAATTTGTTTTGGGAAATGTTTTGTAATGGTGCCATCATGTGGCAATATAGAGTGCATCAAACTCAAATTATTATTCAACAAATTCAGAAATGAAACGTTGCTTTCTTTGGATTTTCTTGGGATTCTCTTCTCTTGGGTTTGTCCCATGTGATCTTACTGTCTGTCTTGTCTCATAAGTGGCTGTGTCatcttcctctgtgtgtgtgtttgtcatagcTGTTGAGATGATGAGCAGTACATTATTCAGATAATGTTTTCTATGTGTGTACAGTTTGTATAACTTTTATCTGTCTAACATGTCTACTAaatgtgtgtgattgtgttgCTCTAACATGCATGTGTCTCCAGGTGTGACCAGTATGTCACCCAGCTGGACGAGATGCAGAGGCAGCTAGCAGCGGCGGAGGATGAGAAGAAGACCCTGAACTCCCTGCTCCGCATGGCCATCCAGCAGAAGCTGGCCCTGACCCAGCGCCTGGAGGACCTGGAGGCCCCTATGTCCCCCCACGGCCTCGGCAACAGCCCTCGCCGCGTCAGGGCCAAGGAGCTGGGCACCAAAACGGGCCGAAGCCCCCGGCGCAACAGCCCCGTACGGAGCAGGAACAGTCCCCGCTCCAGCCCAGTCCTCACCAACAGTGTGTCCAGCACCGCCAGCCACCACTTCCGAGCCCTTACCCACAGCCTCCACACCAGCCCTGTAAGAACCCGGtcttcctccaccactacctccttCCATCCTGACCCTCTTCCTCCTATATATACCCCTTCCTCCTCTACCCGTGCCACTCCCCGACCACGCAGAGCAGCCAAGCTCCCCAGGGATGCCACGTTCATTAGAAGTCGTAGTGTCACTGAATTGTTCCGAGCAGGGTTGTGTCCTTGGGAAGAACAGGATGACACCCAGTCTGACTCCAGTAGAGGGTCATCCAGCTCCCTGGATAGCGTAGTCTTTGGGAGGGCTCTTGTAAGGAGTGCCAGGTGGGCTTCAGGCCCTAATCATGAAGATACCTTTTTCACCAATCACACTTTGTGCTCCTCGTCCTCTGCCTCCAGAGTAAAGTCTTCCTATTCCAGATCGATAGAGAATCTGGCCACTTCCAGGTTTCTCTTTATCCCTTCTGTCAACGTATTAGACCCACAAAGCACTGTTAAGCCAGTGTTGAAGCCAACCTTGGAGGTTTCTGTTCAtagaaaacaacaaaacattgtTTACAAATCCAATTCTTCAGAGGTGGTGTCCACAAGATCTTCTCCAACCGCAAGGTGCCTTACAgcagctcccctctctctcccaagtCAGTCCAGTAGGACCAGACAGGCCCCAGGCTCAGAATCACAGAGTCGTTTGAGTAGGCCTAGTTATAGGGGCACCAGTGATCCTCTTCACCCACAACCAGCCAGGGCTCGTAGTTCACAGCCGAGAGGATCACACTCACACAACCAATGACCCTTTGGAGTTTTATCAGCATAAGTGCTCAAGAATGTTGCCCAAGTTATTGAAAGTAGACATGCAAAATACATTGATTGTCTACTGATGGCACCACAGTCTCATAACCTCTTGTTAATACTtactctttttatttttattttttacctgttGTCTTAACCAATTGTTGTGATTTGTGGATCAGTGACAGTATCCTTTTTCAGTTTGTTTTGGTCTGTCAGTTTATTACTAAatgtccttttttatgtctctgtctccccctgtgtcTGCAGCGGTAAAACCAGTCCGTCGTCACGATCCCCCCAGTCCTCCATAAGAACCGTGTTCTCCATGTCCACCTCCTGAAACAAACGCATTCCCTTCCTCCAAACACATCCTCTTCATCCCAGACCTCCTTAGTCAACTCCCAGACCTTTCTACTCTACTCATCAGACCCGGTGGACTGGCTGCCCTTTCCGTTTCTCCTTTCCATCTTCCTACCCTCTGTATGGACCCAAGATGCCTACCTGCATGCAACCAGGAAGGGAGAGTTAAAGAAGAAAACATACTCTGATTTTATTTATAATGTTATGAAGTAAAGGACTGTTTTTCTGACCTACACAGTATTATTTACCCTTTCTTTCAAACTGAAAATCCTGTCCTGCTGTTGATGTATATTTATGCAAATATATTCCATTTTGATGCTGCTGCAAGTTTTTTGACACTAGTGAAGACGTTTAGCCTGGCAACATGCCGAAGTCTGTCTGGCAAGGTGCAACGTTCTTCTAGTGTCAGGCAGCATCCCCCTGGACAACTGCTGCATAGCGTGACCTCCATGGCTGCATctgaaatgacaccatattccctactgtatattgtgcactacttttgacctgggttCATGGTGATTTGGTTGAAACTAGGGCAATAGGTAGGGAATAGGTGTGCCGTTTTGGTTTCATGGGCATTTTAAAACACAGCAGCCTTACTAATCATAATTGAAATACTAAATGCACACTGAAGAGTCCTGTCTCTCTGGTGTTTTGAGGTTTATTTCTTTAGCTCTGCATCTTCTACTGGCGGTAACTGTTAAATCTTTCTCTTTGTCCTGTGACTTACCTGACTGTTTGTCTTTGGCCTACCAGCCATGCCCTTCAGTCAGCAGATCAATATCACTGATTGAAATGATTCATCTGTAGCCTCAGCACCTCAGGTTTATATCACAGTTGAATGAACTAGCTAACAAAAAGATGGGAGATATTTGACGGGCATGCTTCATTTCAAACTATGCAGATAGCTCTGAGACTGTAGGCCCTGCAGACTGTTGTTTTCCACGACCTGAGTAAGGAGGGCCTCAAAGGCTGACGgttccatagaaatagaattacgaGAACATCTgtttaattatatttctatggattCTAACTAATTAATTTCCCTCTCGTCTCCTGGCAGCAGGGTTGCAGTGGTTGTGGGTCTTCTAATACAGCGTCCCTACTGGACCACACTGCCAGCCTCCTACAGTGCAGGGTCCACGGTGGGGCACATCCACCTTTATATCTCGTAGCCTTAGTGATTTGGCAATTTgttttataatttaaaaaaacaacaaaataacagGCTCAAATCAACTTGGTCCAGGTGTGTTTCTGTGCTGTGTTTAGTGAAGGTCAATAGATCATGCTAATTGGGGGTTCCAATGTCGAAAACAGTGCCTTGGTTTTCCTCTTGTTCCAGTTATTTAATGTTTAGACTAAATCACCTTTTTAAATATGATGAACACTGTTGTAGTGATGAGATGTGTAGTTAAGTTTTTATATGATCATGGAGCTTTGTTTAGCTTTTCGGGAAACTAATAATAGGCTCTTTGGTATTTGTTGTAGTTTGTACATTTCTTTGTCCTTAAACCCCCCCCTCCCGTTTACTCACTCTTTCACAAATGTGTTTGTACAGGTAGGTGTTTTGTAAATGTAACTGATCATCATACGTCTGTATGTGTGGACAAAATTAATtagtacatttattttatttgtcgATAGAACTTAATATTCCCAAATGGTCTGCATCAATTTCTGTGTATATAAAGTAAGTTCATTTTGTTGACCTGTGAACAACTTATTGTGTGATTGAGAATAAAGCAACACCACTGTCAGTAATTATTGGGTTGATGACATTAATCTTACTATATGTTTTCTTTGCCTTTATGATTAATACTTAAATATGATATGGCAAGTCAAAAGTTGAGGTAATGCATCTTTTGAAGCAAGTTTTGTCCAATTTATTTGATGTTTCATTTGTTACATTGTATCTACTTCGTTGGATTTGCCCAACTTATTGTAATTGGTTCAATTAACTCCAGGCCCTTCTCCCTATACCGGGAGCGTAGAGTGAAGTTAAATCTGTTATATCggcacatttatttatttgtaatcaGCCAGCAAATTCATTGGTTCCTTTTTATAGTAATTGTAAACAATACCGGTATATTTGTATGCATTGGTTCTGACGTTTTTTCTTAGAATAACCTTCAAAAAAGTGGATATCGCACTGGGCTGTGCATTAAAGAAAATGGTTGAACTAATGGAGAGAAGAAATGTAAAGATCAAAGTTGTGAATTAAATTACAGGTCGGCAGCGATACCTTTACCTGCTGCTTCCTCGACACCTGCCGCTCAGACATTAGGTTGGAGGCAAGAAGAGACCGAGGAGCCATGTCCGGACGATCGTACTCCTCCACCGACCCAAAAGCAGATCATAGGACATACCTATGGGCATGTTGTAATGAGAGGAAACAGCTTGTGCACGATAAGTAGTAGAGTGAACTCAGTTTTCCTTTGTCAGAAATCCCCCCTATCACTCAACTTTAAGGGATTCCCATAATTTGTAATGTGCATCCACTTATGGTGACATATATCGCTTATAATGTGCAACTTCAGCCATTTGGGTGCTGATGGGGACGGATTCAGTACTCTCCATCAGCCACTGATGTCAGTTTTGTCATCTGTCGGTTGAAGACAATATGCACAAGGATCGTATCAGTTCATCCTCTTCTAGACTAGTGCTGTAACAGTTCATCCTTCCTTAGGTTTTAAAGTGGGTCAAACATGACAGCTGGATGGCAGTCCTGTCAGTCATTGGTCTTGTTCTGAGAAAATGAAATTGTTGAAACTAACACTCATCCAGGGAATATCTAAACAACATAAGGACTAATCCCAAACCCCTGCAGGGCAGGCCATGGTCTGACACACTCATTTACCCACTAGCCATatgattgcatattttgtttcATTATCTGGTCACTAGATTATAGCATTATGTtggcacacacacagcaaaacCCTGGGGTGctactttggttttagaagtgggggggaatATAAACATATTTTGTAAATGATCATTTAGGAtgaacactccaaacagcctacctgaCTGCTCGGAGGCTTCCGCATGGGCCTAAAGTACAACGTTGCCTCGTTTTGTGTCACATTGCAATTataaaacgggggggggggggacatgtccccagtgaaagttgcgctcCTGGCAAAACCCTCACTATAGAGACATAAGAAGGGTCTTGATACTCTAGGGGGAGAGATAGACTCGAGAATGAGGTTACCAGTTAGATATGGTAAATCTATCATGTTGACGGCCAGCTGCTGTCACTCCTGTCTTATCTAAAAGGCTTGTGACCCACTTATCTGTTATAGGCAGCTCCAAATTAAATGTGGCCCCATGGTCGTATTCCAGGAATTTTGTGACCGATTGGGAAACTGATGTTGGCCATCTTTTTAATCtgagtctgtgtgtttgttgtgtaatTGATATGATTGCTCAGGAATAAcggagcaaaaaaaataaaaaaagattgtTGAAATCCTTACAAATCACACAAAATAAGTCAGTAATTTTGCTAAACTTTTTGGTCCAGTGATCTATCTTATAAACACATTCTgctttttgtttttgtgtgttggCAAAAGTAAATTTGCCTCTTCAAATCCTGTACAGTGTTTCAAATGTCTTACCCCATATGACTTCCCTGTAATCCTGTTGTTGCTTGCCTAAACTTTGTTCTTTGCTTCAGGTACATAGTCATTGTGCACTCCGGCTGGCAGCACCTCAAACTGATTAGTACCAAAAATGTAAGTCCTTAAATCGTATAAAGCTGTAGTTATGTTATTTATttggcactgagcaaatttcaggtctttgaaaattctgtgcaacttccagagCACGTTGACTGTAAACACTGAGGCTTACCTGCTTTAAGTTGCAGTTTTGACAGTGGCCAGGTAGGCTAATGtcgctatttgatcataatgtagacctaccatcaaaaacaataactgggctaataactcactaactagcaaatggtatgaacaaaatgtgcacatgtTGCTACATGCGGCTCTTGCTTTCATCTAAAAAACAACCACAGCTGTAAGCACactccagttcaaagtaaatggcacagatccatatctGGCAATGGTCTATTTACATTTATACAAATGGTGGGACTAATCCTGattgctgattggttaaaactgcattccagccggtgtctattccacaagttaccactggctaaatatatgatgttaaaatgtctatttactctgttccatctaaCTGCGCAATCCCCAGTCTCATCAGCTCAGCCAGTTCACTTTATAAacattgatctccactataaaaagcagctaaacattatctcacatttcttctaacatttagttttcaataGCTGAGATTTATATacaccttgctgtctgtctctctgacattcgctacattgtttcaatattcaaatttgatctccagctgtcccatagtaatgaacattTTGGGAGTGGGGTCGaggcaaatcaaattttatttgtcacatacacatggttagcagatgttaatgcaagtgtagcgaaattcttgtgcttcaacctgagtgggttgattcactgatgtggtcatcctgtctgggttggcaccccctcttgggttgtgccatggcggagatctttgcgggctatactcagccttgtctcaggatggtaagttggtggttgaagatatccctctagtggtgtggggtctgtgctttggcaaagtgggtggggttatatccttcctgtttggccctgtccgggggtgtcctcggatggggccacagtgtctcctgacccctcctgtctcagcctccagtatttatgctgcagacGTTTATGTGtccgggggctggggtcagtttgttatatctggagtacttctcctgtccaattcggtgtcctgtgtgaatctaagtgtgcgttctctaattctctcattctctctctcggaggacctgagccctaggaccatgccccaggactacctgacatgatgactccttgctgtccccagtccacctggccgtgctgctgctccagtttcaactgttctaccttattattattcaaccatgctggtcatttatgaacatttgaacatcttggccatgttctgttataatctccacccggcacagccggaagaggactgaccaccccacatacagtgccttgcgaaagtattcgcccccttgaactttgcgaccttttggcacatttcaggcttcaaacataaagatataaaactgtatttttttgtgaagaatcaacaacaagtgggacacaatcatgaagtggaacgacatttattagatatttcaaacttttttaacaaataaaaaactgaaaaattgggcgtgcaaaattattcagcccccttaagttaatactttgtagcgccaccttttgctgcgattacagctgtaagtcgcttggggtatgtctatcagttttgcacatcgagagactgaaatttgttcccattcctccttgcaaaacagctaatttttatggatatattcaAAGAAATGTCAAATGAAtcaaagtgcagctagtttgcagtctttccagcttcagtttgaagatATTGTGTTAGCTGAGGTGTTGgttagctcctctgaacaacagtgtcctgacgagcgagcacattttctatgccaggcgaaatcgtggctcattagctcattgttatgcaTGTATCCAAacaaatgtcactagaaaacagcttatgcaaatgcagctactttgctgttattctggctgcattttttgacgtgactgtaaatta contains:
- the LOC135504232 gene encoding protein bicaudal D homolog 2-like, with product MLEEAGQAGTEAERDEMGMGGNDLRAEVVRLNLELREANEEKLQAARYGLVVLEESAELKKKHTQLEEEYETLKQEQQQLKEALSDSVNHHKRAAADGETREECLLQETASKEAAMATSMAELQVELRQTRITLGNAHAEIDRLAGLSSQLKKECECWEAEKGHMRNEMKEYKVRELQQLQDNSELEEENTCLQKQVSVLKENQVEFEAVKLELTHKEEQDEVLRAQLEEAARLREIAEHQLDEALEALKEEREQKNSLRRELSALALNPFDSVGNLELHLEQLDDSGDSGGGQRSSEDQEHDQDSGYNNGPGSGCAPTNPNPKANGQVQRFSTPRNSDVFLRPAPGLVSDLLSELHLSDSQKLKQQLMQAERDKTGLANTVQDLQRQLELSQQAFSEQEDKVGSLTQQLEAVQLQKHILPQGKAAGDRGDGSSRTLENGADDYDYELDVKSAEVLEARMKAAGEELLKLREELSQAGKRYSALEQRCRQEKERWRGEAHELAEKIRQCIKSSRQDQERISELEKEIGATRKVATDSEGHLSVAQEELLAFSEELANLYHHICVCNNLTPKRVTLDYYRDGARGQSGGSGGRSNHLHPHHGRNKRRSNELFAKAVHGGDGDSRPGTPQDSRDNSPSTRCSSPAPVCPGSPTLDFRDPSNVRNLVAVIRCQIKHLQVAVDLCRHRGTLPYSGGISCGGELESEALTEEVLKLKSLLSTKREQIATLRTVLKANKQTAELALSNLKTKYETEKSMVSETMVKLRNELKALKEDAATFSSLRVMFASRCDQYVTQLDEMQRQLAAAEDEKKTLNSLLRMAIQQKLALTQRLEDLEAPMSPHGLGNSPRRVRAKELGTKTGRSPRRNSPVRSRNSPRSSPVLTNSVSSTASHHFRALTHSLHTSPR